The Sorghum bicolor cultivar BTx623 chromosome 6, Sorghum_bicolor_NCBIv3, whole genome shotgun sequence genome contains the following window.
ACCACATCAAAAAACCCGGTTTTAACCCAAACCATTGTCAGGTTTAGAGGGGAGAACCACCACCACAGAAGACCAGAAACACTTGAAGATCAGTGATATAGCTGGAACTTTTCTTAGCACACGCCTTAGTTGGAACTAGGAAGACCCCCAGCCAAAACTGTGGTTACACACCAAGAGCTGTCATGTGCCACAAGTGTTCAGCCTAGCGCATGCTTTTATTCAAAACGAAAAACATGGTACAAACACTATTACATCAAGCGCCACGGCTTCCGTGGACCATACACCCAACATGTCCCAGTGCTAGTGCACCAGGTTCTGCCAAATACATAATATCGAACCAGTGTCATTTTACCAGCTCTGACCACAGTACCACACCATCCAAAGATGCTTGGGGGGTTTCATTATTGCAGGGCTCCCTAGTTGTCTATATCTACAATCATCAGAGGAACTTCACAACCCCGAGCTGCCTCTTCAGTAGGAGCCTACACAACAAAAACAGTGAGACCCTAGATTAGAGACAAATATTCATATATGGTTATTGGTGCATCTCAACTACCATTTCAGAATGTTCTTTTTATAACAGGGAGCCACTTCAGAATGTTAGCTAAAAAATCTCTAACTCTTGACGCTGTAGGCATATAGATATACTGAGTTGAGGGCCAAGTGTTTTGGGACAGATTTAAGTATGGTAGCAATGGCTTGGCCTGAAATTTAGCCCTAGGATACAGAATAACGTGAGCATAAAATGCTTCCTTGATGAAAGTGAATCAACTTACCCCAGGTGAAGCATTATAGGATTAGCTTTCATCATCATCAGTTTTAGTAGCATCTTTCCATGATTTCTTCACTGGCGGCGGGAATTTCCCTTTAAACAACATTAACTATTTAGACTAACAAGTAACAGACAATGACAACAGCATAGCAAGAGAGCAAAATgtcaataaatcaaattctaGAATAAGAAATATCATGGTGGTCTCAGTGCAGAACCAAAAGTCCTGACTCCTGATATCCAAACTGAAAGAAAAGGAAGGTTTTGTTTTATCCAGCTTAAATAATCAGGATAAGCTTAGAAGCCTGCACTCGACAAGCCAAAAgaatatagttttttttttttcaaatgacaGATAACCAGATACAAGACTTGATACTCGTTAGATACAGCCAAACAACTGCCAACTGCTGACAAACAAAACCATTGGCGAACTATAGCCCAATCCCAGGCCTTATATGCAGCATGAACTCACTACCCAACCTAATTCCACTTGCAACATGAACTAACCACCAAGACAATGAAACATTGTTTCAACTCACCGCACATACTACTGAAATTGTGACCTGCTTTACCAAAACATTTCTTGCCCTGGACACTTTGTTGCCTAAGGAGACCAAAAACTCTGATCACCTGTGCATTTGTGAAATTTTGACCATGCACAAAATAATCAACTAAATATCTAAACGTCGTTTATAAAATATCCACCATCAAGCTAGACGCCAACTATTTTTTTCTTCAATCATTTAAACACAGCAACCAGCAAACATCAAAATTATCTAAAGCAATAAGAGAAATACGAAGATGAATGTTCATGCTAGCAGTTTAGTGCAACATGGCCAGATTTTTTACTGAATCAACAAGTGCTGGAAACAACAGTATGTGCCTTATTTATAATGCTTTCAATTCCCGGAATGATTCTGCTATAATGGCACATCTAAAGAATTACTTTAATGCATAATTGGATGGTTCACAGAAATTTGTGAGGAACTGAGGGCAAACATAAATTAATTCTGTACGGAAAGCATAGCCAACTACAGAACTATGGTATCATGTATAAAAATAGCAAAGAAGTTTTCAACTTAACAGGTAGGGGAGGGAATAATTGTAAGATAACAACATAAGAAACGGAATAACATACAAACAGAAATGCCAACATGGTAAGTGATACGTAGCTGTTATTTCAGCCTTGCTATATCTCAGAAACTAGGCCATAGACAACACAAAAATAGTGGCTTTTCAATCTCAGAACTACATGTCATTACCAAAGACCTTAAGGAATGCCATATATTCTGAGTGAAATAGATAGATAACCAACGTCCATGCAAATTTCATCAGGATTGATATGACAAGCGGCATGGttataaaaaaaatgcaattcTATCGTCTGATTTTATGACTTTGCAATCTTGTTGATCGGGCTGATGATTTTATTCGGTACAATCTATGATTTTGTGATTCTGTTAGTTATGATCCTATGATTTGCAATCCTACCATTTGAGTTCCGATGCCATTTGGGATCGCTATTTTGACAAACTTATACGCCAACAACGCTCATAACAATTCATCAAAGGCTCAAAGCAATCACATATATACACTGAGCCTATGAAGTTGTGCTATCTCACATGGTTGGGAGTCATCATTTACAAAATAATATATCAAAATTCTAAGAACCTGTTATGGAGCACATAACCCTCCAACCTCCATAGTTACAAGATCTAGCTAGATTGCCCAAAGGCACATTGCTTTGCAGTACAGGTTTGGACTCGCATTTTTTTTGAGAGCGGTTTGGACTCACATTAAGTTATCAACAGACACAGGTTTCACCAGCAGGTGAAGTTAAGACAGAGAACATACTCCTttacatcaacttaaaacatttCAACTTCATCCGTGCAAACAACGTACCAAAAAATTATAGACTTATTACATCGCATGTCGAAATGGTAAGAACTCATAGCATGGAACATAAATGTTGGGAACAACACTTGCATTTGACAGGCTCCATTTCTGAAACACCGATAACCATCCATACAAAATTAAAACGAACCAACTATACGTCCAATGTGAACCTGAAGTTAGTATGTTTCTAACTTACACATCAATCCAATATAAACAATGCATTTAGCTAGCCATGTAAAGATAAAAGAGCAAAGAATATCAAGCACAACTTCCAAACTCCCCCCACACAAGAGTACCGAACCTCCTATGATTCAgtgacaaatcaaaaatatgcaACCCTAACACATCATCATTTCGCAACCCCAATGAAATGCTTTGCTTAATCCACCTCACCTCCCACAAAGTACGCCGCAGATGGCCAACCCCGCACGGTAGTGAAGctcaacgcctcctcctccgtcaTCGCCGCCTCGCCCCTCGAGGTGTATAATGCCGCGCCGAGGAGGTTCGCCACCCCGAGCGGCCGCGGCAACGGCGGGACCCAGTAGGATGCCCCCGGCACGAAGGGGAGCCATTCAGGCGCCGCCCGGCGCACGAGCACCCCATGGATGGCGTCCTCCAGGCGCCGCGACCCCATCTTCGCCTGACCCGTGGCGGAGTCGCCCGCGTCTCCCCCTCCGGATGAAGAGGAAGGGGACTCCTCGGATAGGTCGATCTCGACGAAGTCCACCTTGTCCGACAGCGCACGGGAGCGGCAGAGGCAGAAGCGGAGGGCGGATGGCGCCGCCGAGGGGCGGGCCAGCGTAAGGGCTCGCGCCGCGAGCAGACGAGCCATGGATGCCGGAGCGGGGCGGTCGAACGATTTCGATGGGCGCTGATGGAAGAGTCGAGAGGGGCCGCGAGAGGGGAAGTCGAAGGCCGGGGAAGCTAAAAGGGTCAaattaaaaaagaagaaaaacacCCGGACTTCAGAAGTTGCAGTTCACCCCCTGCTTTTTCTTCTGCCTTGCAAATTGCACCGCGGGCGCTCTCCCTGTCTCCCTCTCGCGTGCGGCAGCCAGTCAAACCGCCGGCGCCCCCAGGCCTTCGTCGGTCCTTCGGGAGGTCATCGGTGCGTCCTTCGTCGGGGAATAGCACCCGCACCCACCAGGTATGCGGATTCTTACTCTTCCATTCCTGCGAAACCGAGAACCCGAACCCTAACTTGAGCTATTTGGCTAATTGTATCCGGATCTGATCAAATTGCCTATGCATGTACGCTAgcttcgtttttttttttttgcaaaaattattGGGTTGTACACCAATGTCCCTTACTAGGTCCGCCCCTTTCCAGGCCACTAGCATCTTGTGTTCCTTTTAAGAATCTTCTCTAATCTCTGCTGCCTCCTGATGGTGATGATAATAGTGCTGTTGTTGCTCGTGATGATAATCCAGATGGCCGCGCAAAACGATCCTGCTGCTTCTCCGATGGTGTACCCTGTCTACCTTACCGGGGCATTCCCCCAGCAAGCCGGGGATGATCAGGCTCAAGGTCCAGGGATATATGCCATACAACAGAACCAATTAGCGGCGGCGATGGGAATGGGGTGCTTTGCTCCAACCACACTCATTCCTCTCACTTACAAGATCCCAACGTAAGTTATTACCTTTTGGTACTGAACAATCTGCTACAGCTGCCTCTTTTGTGCCATAATTGAATTGGTGAGATCTGCTCGCATGCCATTGCAGTAATCATCATGGGTCACTTGATGCAAGTGATATATGCAGTCATAGAATTGTACTGTTCAAAACTTTGGGCACATTTGGGTGGCTGTACGGAACTAGTGTGATCAGGGGTTCATATAGTAGATATGTTGAGGTCCAGGTGGTTTTTTTCGTTGGGCCTTGGTAGAAATTTTCTGAGTAAAAGCATGCTCAGAAGCAGCAGTATACAGACGATATCCTTAGATCTTCATTTGAATTATACTTTATACATACCTTTTAGGATCTGTTATGAGCTAGCGGCAATCTCGGGTATCTAAAAAACAGTGAATCAACTTTCACTATTGTAACTGTTTCCATGAATTATTTGACATGCACCTAATCTACTCATGAAGGAAAGTTCATTACTGATTAACTCAGCAACTCGATatttagaagaaaaaaaaactctcaCTATTGTATTTAGGGGGTCAAAATCATCTGAATAACTTCAGCTATCTCTCTTATTTATCTAGGGATGTTGTAACTTGTAGAACAGGAGGAAGGCAAAACAGAACATATAATGATGTTTACTTCAGTCCTGAAATAATAATACAATTTCCATCGTTATGACAGCAGGCACTTGCTATAACTGACTAGTTAGTAATGACTAATTTGATTGAGAATACCACAACACAAACACCTTTAACTTTTACTTGAATGTTGCCCAAGTGCTGTTTTTTATGCTGCCATGTTGGAAGATAGAATGGAACTACAGCTGACATGTAAAACTTGGTTACAGATTTTGAGCAGTTTAAAAAAGAAACAACTTTTGTTGCAAGAATGATGAAAAGCCAGATGTAGTTTGGTACTGTGGGCTATGACATTCCATTTTATTCTGGTTTGATCATTGGGGAGTGGGGATACTTGAGACCAGTTCTAAGCATTATGAAGTTTTGAACTGTCCAATTGCTTACTTATATCTGCTCTTTTGTGCTTGAAGGGAAAGTGTCGGTGGTCCTGCTGGTGAAGAGAATGTACAGGATGCTAGGCAGCAAAATGGACCTCAAAGACAAGTTGTTGTGAGGAGGTTTCACTTTGCTTTTCAGCTTGACTTGGCCCTGATCATCAAACTAGCCGCAGTGGTGTTTCTCTTTAGTCAGGAAGGCTCGAAACAAAGGCTGTTTCTTCTCATACTGTTTGCCTCATTGATTTACTTGTGAGTACTTTGCTCAAATCATCTCCAAAATACTTAATGCTATTTCACAGTTTACTCTTCATTACTTGTATAGCCTATATATGGTGCTGCTAGATAACCTCGTGGTTCTTTTTCCTGCAGATATCAAACTGGAGCTATTACACCTTTTGTAAGATGGCTTCAGCGGGCGGGAGGTGCAGCTGCTCGTCCACCACAGGCTCCTGCTCGGGCCGAGAACCGTGCTCCTCTGCCTGCCCAGAATGATGGCAATGAGCAGCCCAATGGTAGCTTCCATATACTGTTCTCTGttttgtttgtgctctatgcatgATTGTTCATCATATTGCAACACCAATTtcactttttagtatattataatCTCACCATAATATTGTAACCTTCCTTTTCACTACCATCTGTTCTTCAATGGGAGGTTCATATAAACAGCAGTAGCccttgcatgaaaataaattgtaAATGGACACGATTAGCACCAACAAATGAGACATGTTATAGCTGTCTAATGTCTCATATTGATTCCTGTTTTGATGGACTGGTGTTTCATGCTTTAACAGACAGGTTTTTTGCTTTTGATTTGACTGCAAGTACCAATAATGAttcatatttcttttttttccaaGTGTTAATGCATGAGTTTGCTAGTATCTAATGAGTAATTGCTTCTGTTGTTGTGGAAAATCTTGCAGGGCCTGCAAACCCTGACCAAGCTGCTGAGAATCATGAACAAGATGCTGCAGCTGGTAACGAGAATCCGCAAGAGGCAGAGGTAGAAGGAAATCAGCGCAATTGGCTTGGAGGTGTCTTGAAAGAGGTCCAGCTGGTTGTTGTAGGGTTTGTTGCATCGCTTCTTCCTGGTTTTCAGCACAATGACTAGGCCTCTTCTTGTCACTGTGGAAAGCAGTGATATAGTTATGGTGATATAGGGGAAATAATTATATGAAGCAGCCGAAAGATTTCCGTTTATGCAACTGAATGCATCTTTGTTGTTAATATTGTTTTGTTTCATGTTCAAAGACTTCTTGAACCAATCCCGTCCTGCTTCCAGCAATACTTGCAGCTCATATGTAAAGAGTAGCtgacacctaatcaaatgaactATGATTTGCGTCGCAGAACTATGGGATGCTTTGCACCTGAATACAGTATCAGTCCCTGTTGTAAAATGTCTGAAACATGAAGGATGAGAGAGTTTTTCAGTACTGAATCCTTTGATCTATAATGTCACATCCAGAAGGAATGCTCCCTTTGTACTTAAGAGTACCAGCAGAGCGGAAAATTCATGTCAATGAAATACAGcaattaatatttttcttggttGATTTTGTCGGTCTTCCTCAGTTGCTCGTCGATGAACCAACCCAATATAAGTGCGAAAACAAACATTCAGCACAAAGAACTGCATCTGTTCGAAGGATGGTGATATGCTGTCTTTAGTATTACATCATAATTTGATTAAAAAAAAATCCCTATTCTCTATGCTCATTTTCTTTTCTCACTTTCTGAGTTCCTTGCGAATGTTCACAATAAAAGAGGAACTAATCTTTTGAGTTATGGCAGAATGTCCAGGTGTGCCGTTCTTTTTTGCAGAACTTCAGTTGCTGAGCTTATATTGCTTGGTAAAGGCTGCACGAGGTCTATCTTGCTTACAGCTTGAAGCACGCAGCCGCCCATAGCCGCCCAGCAACCAGTAAAGCACCCAGCAGAATTTCATCTTATTTACCGTGTCCATGCTGTGTGCTGGAAGCTGCCAGTCATCAATCAACGAACCTATTAAATGAACCAGTTTGAGCAATTCGGGGTTCTATATGACTGTAAAGTACAATGAGTCCTTGAACATTAAACCTGTAAATTCATGCATGCAGACTCTTCAATTTCCTAAGTCCTACAAACAGCAGTGAATGATGATAGCACATAACCTAATGGTGATACTTCTGTCCTTTTATTATAGTCCATGCCCTGCAAATTAAGGCAATACCTAATGAGTGACCGGTCTCAGTTGAAACCAATCTCAGACTCAAACCATAGACAATATAGTCATACAGGGGTATGCTCCACTGAAACTGTGTTCAAGTTCAGAAATGGCATCAGATAGGCTAATTGCTTACCTGTAGAGCTGCTCCATTAGAACTATCAAAGCAACTTGATGGTTCAAAACTAGTGAGGACAGCCTAATTGTTGCATCTGCACGCTGTCGCACTTGTACCCCAAGACCATATGGTCCACCGATACAAAATGTGAGCCTTGATGATCCCTACAAGACATGAAACATTATTGACGCGTCATAGACATCTTGTCATTCCTAGATTTTTTCAGGAGTTCAAACTTCAAACAGAAAATTGAGGTAACAGAAGTTACGATCACAAAAATCAATGATTAAAGAATAGTTCAGCTATGATGGACCAAGTTCCAGAGCATACTGTGTTGCCAGCATCCCCAATCAGATCAGCTATCTGCTCGGATATGACATCCTTCCCATTTTCATCCAACACAACCACCTGACATACATGGAAACATCAGGAGACAAGAGCGACTTATAAATCATTGTGTAACAAGAAAGGACAGAAAATAATAACAGAGCACATTTGAGACAGAGCAAGAGGGAACTGATTAACTGAAACATACAAAATCGTCAGACTTGAGTTGCTGCATCATAGCCgtgtcttctgcttcaacttgcACCTTTACATCACTGAAAAAAAAGCATCAGAAAACAGTACCGATGAAGAAAGAACCTCTGGTATTTAATGGTACCTGTTCTGACTTCTCTTTTTAGGTTTTGTGAAAATCATCAGTCAAAGCTAGTCTAACAATTTCAGGAAAATAGTACCATACGCAAAAACATAGTATGCTAATATGTTGTATGCTGAATTGTTGATGCCACACATTGATATGCACCCTGCAGCGAATCGCCTGTATCGATGCATCCACTACCGTCTTCAAAGTCAAGGATCACTTAAACAGAGTATTACCTTGTAAGTTTTGGGTTGGACCTGATAAGTGTGTCCTCGAAATCGCAATAGTAACCGAGCTTCTCCTTGTATTCTTCAACAAGGAGCTGTGTCCCTCGAGACCTCTTCTTTCCAACCGTTAACAAACGCATGGGCATTGCTTTCTGCAAACATGGAAACACAGACATCAGAACCAGAAACTCGATTAAAAAACATTTGGCCATTATAAGTCTACACAGGTTATTAGTCTTTTTTGCACACTTATGTCTTATTATATCCATAATTGAGTTACTTCCTTTCTGAGGATAAATGAACCAAATGAATCGATGTAGCTAGGAAAAAGGTCAATGCGTGCACTCCTTACCACAGATTGTCCCGAGTATTTGGATCTCTTGCCTGCACGGAGAAAAAGTAGGAATTATCAATGTTAGAGACCGGAATCCTCGGCGAGTTAGAAGGATATTCAAGAACTGAACAGTGGAAAAGACAAAGGTAACTAACATAACTTAGTCCTTAGATAGAGAATACCAAGAGCTAAGAATTCAGAAGCATAAAAAAGAAATGGAGGCATACCGAGGACCGAGGGGGAAGTGGTTCGATGGCTTACCAAGAGAAGGGGCGGACGCGGACGCGCCTCGATTCTTGTTGAAGGATTGCTCGAGCCCGCGCCCGCATCTGCACCGCCACACCAAGACTGCCATCGCCGAGACGGATGGGAGGGAGGGGGACTGGAAGAGTGACGGGAGGTCGTGGGGCAGATTCCGCTGCCGTCTCGACCCGTCAGCGAGGAAGAAGAGCGACCTATCCGCAAAGAGGCGCGTCTGCTCGAGAGGGGTCTTTCCTGCGCTTAAACTACACAGTACTGACACTGGAGAGCGTAGATTTATAACGGCTTCTTTTAGGCTGCCAACGAAATCTCCTGCAACCTCGTCCAGTTCTTTCTATGATCCGACACGAGCTGATGCTTCCTGCAAATTCGTTCTACAAAATTTGGATCTCTGTTACTCTGTAGTCCAAACGTGTCGTGTTGATTTGGTTCGTCAAACTGGTGTATCAGAATCCAAAACATTATCTTATACAACACCAATGAATACTACATGCAATATGGACTGCCGTCCACAAACTACACAACAATGTTCGTCAGGTTAAATCTGCAGCTACCAGCCCAGATTTACTCCTGAATTTTACATGTAAAAACCCTGAATACGTACAATATCGTACAGACGACCACATCAGTGCCATCCCTTGTGCTTGTGGTCTCAACTCAAAGCATATGCCAGTACACACATGCTGCCATTCTTATCATCGTCTAAGGAAGACGAAGAGCGAGCCTCTGGATCCTTTTCCTAGCCTGATCTTCTCGTCGACGTAGGTGATCTCCAGCTTGACTTCACTCTCGCCACCGTATTGGAACCCCAAGGAGCCTACCTTCAATTCCGGGGCTTCAAATATGACCTGAATCCATTTACTGTCCAACACATTCAGCTTACCTGCATGGCCAACACAGAAAGAACATAACATAAAAATCAGATAGCAAATTGTTCCATGTGCCCCCCAAAAATGAAACAAAAAATGGCTTATAGAAAGCGCTCGGTTTACCTTTCAATGATACTGCGCCCTCTAGGCCAAAGATGGAGAATGACACCTTGTTCCTCACTATGTCAGGTGCTTCCACCACCTGAATCATCTCATCAGTTTTGAATATCAGGCGGCCCAGAGGCGTCCGGTAAAGCCCTCCTGGCGAGGTTGGCACCGAGCAGTACATGACCTCCCATTCTGGTCAATTGGACGAATTATGCAAAGCGACTTAATCGAGGATGGCACCAaccatggaataaaagattaaaCACTGTAATAGCAGTGGCAGCATCAGATGATAAATGCAACAGATGTACGTATGGCTTGTTAACTTGTGCTCTCATTAGCGGCAACCGGCAACCTTCGCATATGGTCGATTGCTAGATGGTTCTTTTAGAGTGTGTTAGTTGTCTGACAGTGCCACAAGACCACATAGAAATGCAATTGGTTGGGCACCAAGCATTTTTTTTTTACCTCCAAATATAAGCGGGGACTTGACGGGGTCGTCTATGCAGTACTTCCCTAGCTGCAGCGCGACATCAGCCACTTCCTGGTGACCTTCTTGAGGCAGCAGCACTCCACGGTCAGTTCCCTTCACCTGTCGGTACCAAGCTGAGCCTGAGACATCGCGTTTAATAACATTCCAATATAGTCGCAGACAAGTATGTATCTATACGAATCTGAGCCTTTGAGGAAACCAAGCTTCTCGCAACAAACGAACTGAAGAAAAGCAGAAGCCATGAATCTGGGAATGGGCCACGAAGCAACAAACGAAATGAAGAAAAGCAGAAGCAATGAATCTGGGAATGGGCCAGGAACCTTGGAGAGGATGGAGTCGACGAGCTCCGGTGGCG
Protein-coding sequences here:
- the LOC8072304 gene encoding uncharacterized protein LOC8072304 isoform X2, with the translated sequence MARLLAARALTLARPSAAPSALRFCLCRSRALSDKVDFVEIDLSEESPSSSSGGGDAGDSATGQAKMGSRRLEDAIHGVLVRRAAPEWLPFVPGASYWVPPLPRPLGVANLLGAALYTSRGEAAMTEEEALSFTTVRGWPSAAYFVGGSY
- the LOC8072304 gene encoding uncharacterized protein LOC8072304 isoform X1 — protein: MARLLAARALTLARPSAAPSALRFCLCRSRALSDKVDFVEIDLSEESPSSSSGGGDAGDSATGQAKMGSRRLEDAIHGVLVRRAAPEWLPFVPGASYWVPPLPRPLGVANLLGAALYTSRGEAAMTEEEALSFTTVRGWPSAAYFVGGKFPPPVKKSWKDATKTDDDES
- the LOC8072305 gene encoding uncharacterized protein LOC8072305, whose protein sequence is MAAQNDPAASPMVYPVYLTGAFPQQAGDDQAQGPGIYAIQQNQLAAAMGMGCFAPTTLIPLTYKIPTESVGGPAGEENVQDARQQNGPQRQVVVRRFHFAFQLDLALIIKLAAVVFLFSQEGSKQRLFLLILFASLIYLYQTGAITPFVRWLQRAGGAAARPPQAPARAENRAPLPAQNDGNEQPNGPANPDQAAENHEQDAAAGNENPQEAEVEGNQRNWLGGVLKEVQLVVVGFVASLLPGFQHND
- the LOC8063937 gene encoding putative RNA methyltransferase At5g10620 isoform X2; the protein is MAVLVWRCRCGRGLEQSFNKNRGASASAPSLGKRSKYSGQSVKAMPMRLLTVGKKRSRGTQLLVEEYKEKLGYYCDFEDTLIRSNPKLTSDVKVQVEAEDTAMMQQLKSDDFVVVLDENGKDVISEQIADLIGDAGNTGSSRLTFCIGGPYGLGVQVRQRADATIRLSSLVLNHQVALIVLMEQLYRFVD
- the LOC8063937 gene encoding putative RNA methyltransferase At5g10620 isoform X1, giving the protein MAVLVWRCRCGRGLEQSFNKNRGASASAPSLGKRSKYSGQSVKAMPMRLLTVGKKRSRGTQLLVEEYKEKLGYYCDFEDTLIRSNPKLTSDVKVQVEAEDTAMMQQLKSDDFVVVLDENGKDVISEQIADLIGDAGNTGSSRLTFCIGGPYGLGVQVRQRADATIRLSSLVLNHQVALIVLMEQLYRAWTIIKGQKYHH
- the LOC8072306 gene encoding probable plastid-lipid-associated protein 8, chloroplastic; this encodes MKMSASAAAASPALRFSSATPPLAPLHRPPRRRLPTVRCSLAAAPGVRAPPELVDSILSKVKGTDRGVLLPQEGHQEVADVALQLGKYCIDDPVKSPLIFGEWEVMYCSVPTSPGGLYRTPLGRLIFKTDEMIQVVEAPDIVRNKVSFSIFGLEGAVSLKGKLNVLDSKWIQVIFEAPELKVGSLGFQYGGESEVKLEITYVDEKIRLGKGSRGSLFVFLRR